The genomic DNA GCAAGCTATTTGCCAGCCTGCCCCTTTGGAATTTTCCTGTTTTTGCTTCTTTCTGCTTACTCACCCTGTGGAATAGAGAATCTGAATTCATTCCACAGGGCAGGCTCCTTACTGCTTTTTCTCCCCTTTTTCCTTTTCCTTTAGCGCCTTCAATATTTTTTCCGGTGTGATGGGCAGATCCTTTATCCTCACGCCTACCGCATCATATATGGCATTAGCAATTGCAGGTGCTGTAGGGACAAGTCCCGGTTCCCCTATGCCTTTTGCACCGAAAGGCCCATCCTTTTCGTCTGTTTCCACGATTACGGCCTCAACCGGTGGCACATCCTTTGCGGTGAGCATCTTGTAGTCGAGGAAGTTTGCATTCATTAACCTTCCATCACGGAAGATCATCCTCTCACTCAAGGCATAACCAAGCCCCATAAGCCCGCCGCCGTATATCTGTCCTTCAAGGAGCATCGGGTTAATAGCCTTTCCCACGTCATGGGCTGCTATGTATCTCAGGACTTTCACCTGTCCTGTCTCCCTATCAACCTCCACCTCAACGCCATGTGTACCATAAGCATAGGTAACTGAAAGGTTTCCTTTAAGGTCTTTATCCAGATTTTCATTTGCAGGGTCATAGAAATATTCTGCCATCAACATCGTGCCACCAGAGGCGTAATGGGCATTCCTCAATACCTTCCCGAGGGGAATGTTTTTCTCCTTATCCTTTGTTGAGAATATAACCCCGCTCCTAATGTCGAGCACTTCAGGACTTT from Pseudomonadota bacterium includes the following:
- a CDS encoding molybdopterin-dependent oxidoreductase — encoded protein: GKIDIFTGSSEIGQGSETIIAQIVAEVLGVNVDDVNVINNDTDVCPWDVGVHASRTTFVAGNSALGAAKKIKAQILEIASKSLGESPEVLDIRSGVIFSTKDKEKNIPLGKVLRNAHYASGGTMLMAEYFYDPANENLDKDLKGNLSVTYAYGTHGVEVEVDRETGQVKVLRYIAAHDVGKAINPMLLEGQIYGGGLMGLGYALSERMIFRDGRLMNANFLDYKMLTAKDVPPVEAVIVETDEKDGPFGAKGIGEPGLVPTAPAIANAIYDAVGVRIKDLPITPEKILKALKEKEKGEKKQ